Proteins from a genomic interval of Caulobacter sp. NIBR1757:
- a CDS encoding TonB-dependent receptor — translation MTGSSRFTKSIALGGASLLAIMLLAAAAPALAQAPAAPDGESPDSGADVEEIIVTGTSIRGVPPTGSNLISVTRDDIEMLGGANTPDLTSTIPQLSSFNTAPTTSAGTGPGLGSFAPALRGLPANATLPLMNGHRLVSAAVQVTNPDYPLIPNLAVERIEVVADGASSIYGSDAVAGVVNFITRRKVEGVEVSASYGAGEDYSAGHVSGLVGEDWGSGSILAAYQYTENSNLLAGDRDYRITDFRPYGGIDSRSVACPSPTVYPNPTYTAPYQAPTFTAGANRCDSGALNDLLPSSAIHALFVSGRQELGDRTTLWADVLYSDRHDEYQVAAPALSVGMLSPVFGGNPFFKGPPGAFYELISFRADNLIGSDHLTNTNDKSAVNSSFGIDVKLPRELNLSVYGTVDWAMNDSYVPGLSQAALDAAAAGTTTATALDPFGTGTAPAVVAAILDYPTHASEEQRVNVAAAKLDGPLFDLPGGPLKFAVGAEYRFESFEQRGYIGTPANDIPENMDRTVLSLYGEVFVPIVGPGNTLPMVKGLALSLSGRYDDYSDFGTTTNPKVGVYWQLVDGLSVRGSYGTSFRAPGLRQIGATVGAYYLSAPNSATYANDPTRGAAQVETIYLLGGNTNLQPEEATTWSAGIDVNPTFLPNLRASLTYYKLEYTDVIGTPSVPYVFQDPTFDSIVYRGNPASPAFQDLLAIATPVNLPASFGTDANLLDLRNNNFGVRETDGLDFDVNYYWTTGFGSVFADLAGNYILNFDTRISPASPVTNSLDLGLARWTARATLAAQAGPVSLAGFVNYRDGVKSLYTTPTGVSSYRADSYVTVDLRASWTLPDTGWTRGAVVAVQVNDLFDADPPFFPATDGVGGSYNPIGRFIGLNLRKTF, via the coding sequence GTGACAGGATCCAGCAGGTTTACGAAATCCATCGCGCTTGGCGGCGCATCGCTGCTCGCCATCATGCTTCTGGCGGCGGCGGCGCCCGCCCTGGCCCAGGCGCCGGCGGCGCCGGACGGCGAGAGCCCGGACAGCGGGGCCGACGTCGAGGAAATCATCGTCACCGGGACCAGCATCCGGGGTGTTCCGCCGACGGGATCGAACCTCATCAGCGTGACGCGCGACGACATCGAAATGCTCGGCGGCGCCAATACGCCGGACCTCACCTCGACCATTCCGCAGCTCAGCAGCTTCAACACCGCGCCGACGACCAGCGCCGGCACCGGGCCTGGCCTCGGCTCCTTCGCGCCGGCCCTGCGGGGCCTGCCGGCCAACGCCACCCTGCCGCTGATGAACGGCCACCGGCTGGTCAGCGCCGCGGTGCAGGTGACCAACCCCGACTACCCGCTGATCCCCAACCTGGCGGTCGAGCGGATCGAGGTGGTCGCCGACGGCGCCTCGTCGATCTACGGCTCGGACGCGGTGGCCGGGGTGGTGAACTTCATCACCCGGCGCAAGGTCGAGGGCGTCGAGGTCTCGGCCAGCTATGGCGCGGGCGAGGACTATTCCGCCGGCCACGTCTCGGGTCTCGTCGGCGAGGACTGGGGCTCGGGCTCCATCCTGGCGGCCTATCAGTACACCGAGAACAGCAACCTGCTGGCCGGCGACCGCGACTATCGCATCACCGATTTCAGGCCCTATGGCGGGATCGATTCCCGCTCGGTGGCCTGTCCGTCGCCGACCGTCTATCCCAACCCGACCTACACCGCCCCCTACCAGGCGCCGACCTTCACGGCCGGGGCCAACCGCTGCGACAGCGGGGCGCTCAACGACCTGCTGCCAAGCTCGGCCATCCACGCCCTGTTCGTGTCGGGCCGGCAGGAGCTGGGCGACAGGACCACCCTCTGGGCCGATGTCCTGTATTCGGACCGCCATGACGAGTACCAGGTCGCCGCGCCGGCGCTGTCGGTCGGCATGCTGTCGCCGGTGTTCGGCGGCAACCCCTTCTTCAAGGGGCCTCCGGGCGCCTTCTACGAGCTCATCTCGTTCCGCGCCGACAACCTGATCGGGTCGGACCATCTGACGAACACCAACGACAAGTCGGCCGTCAATTCGTCCTTCGGCATCGACGTCAAGCTGCCCCGGGAGCTGAACCTCAGCGTCTACGGCACGGTCGACTGGGCCATGAACGACAGCTACGTGCCGGGGCTCAGCCAGGCGGCGCTGGACGCCGCGGCGGCGGGCACCACGACGGCGACGGCGCTGGATCCGTTCGGCACCGGCACCGCTCCGGCGGTGGTCGCGGCCATCCTCGACTATCCCACCCATGCCAGCGAGGAGCAGCGGGTCAATGTCGCCGCGGCGAAGCTGGACGGGCCGCTGTTCGACCTGCCGGGCGGGCCGCTGAAGTTCGCCGTGGGGGCCGAGTACCGGTTCGAGTCCTTCGAGCAGCGCGGCTACATCGGCACGCCGGCCAACGATATCCCGGAGAACATGGACCGCACCGTTCTGTCGCTCTACGGCGAGGTCTTCGTCCCCATCGTCGGCCCGGGCAACACCCTGCCGATGGTCAAGGGGCTCGCGCTGTCGCTGTCCGGCCGGTACGACGACTACAGCGACTTCGGGACCACCACCAACCCCAAGGTCGGCGTCTACTGGCAGCTGGTCGACGGTCTGTCCGTGCGCGGCTCCTACGGCACCTCGTTCCGGGCCCCGGGCTTGCGCCAGATCGGCGCGACCGTCGGCGCCTACTATCTGAGCGCCCCCAACTCGGCCACCTACGCCAACGACCCGACGCGGGGCGCGGCCCAGGTCGAGACCATCTACCTGCTGGGCGGCAACACGAACCTGCAGCCGGAAGAGGCCACGACCTGGTCGGCCGGCATCGACGTCAATCCGACCTTCCTGCCGAACCTGCGGGCCAGCCTGACCTACTACAAGCTCGAATACACCGACGTGATCGGCACGCCGTCGGTGCCCTATGTGTTCCAGGACCCGACCTTCGACTCGATCGTCTATCGCGGCAATCCGGCAAGCCCGGCCTTCCAGGACCTGCTGGCGATCGCCACGCCGGTGAACCTGCCGGCCAGCTTCGGCACGGACGCCAACCTGCTCGACCTGCGCAACAACAACTTCGGCGTCCGCGAGACCGACGGCCTGGACTTCGACGTCAACTACTACTGGACGACCGGCTTCGGCTCGGTGTTCGCCGACCTGGCGGGGAACTACATCCTCAACTTCGACACCCGGATTTCGCCGGCCTCGCCGGTCACCAACAGCCTGGACCTCGGCCTGGCGCGCTGGACGGCGCGGGCGACGCTGGCCGCCCAGGCCGGTCCGGTGTCGCTGGCGGGTTTCGTCAACTATCGGGACGGGGTGAAGAGCCTCTACACGACGCCGACCGGGGTGAGTTCCTACCGGGCTGACTCCTACGTCACGGTCGATCTGCGGGCGTCCTGGACGCTGCCCGACACCGGCTGGACCAGGGGCGCCGTGGTGGCCGTGCAGGTCAACGACCTGTTCGACGCCGACCCGCCGTTCTTCCCGGCGACCGACGGCGTCGGCGGCTCCTACAACCCGATCGGCCGCTTCATCGGCCTCAACCTGCGCAAGACCTTCTGA
- a CDS encoding acetoacetate--CoA ligase, whose amino-acid sequence MRLYRDWLERERGLGFADYAGLWTWSTTDLDGFWRSIWDYHQLASPTPFASVLRGGAMPGATWFDGASVNYARQVFRHVEAAEALGLPAIVAEDEQGGVTEIGWAELRRRSASLALTLRDSGVARGDRVAAYLPNIPEAVIGLLACASLGAIWTICSPDMGTPAVLDRFRQVAPKALIAVDGVRYAGKAMDRSAAVAEIREALPSIEALLVVESGFGQSSIAGAQSFAAAAARADAAVVDFEPEWLPFDHPLWILYSSGTTGLPKAIVHGHGGVILAACAGHLQLDIGPSYAANTLGERFHWYSATGWVMWNLQVGALLGGTTLCLFDGAPSGRKGQPDWLTLWSFAARHGVTWFGAGAAFFASCRKAAIDIGEAGDTGAIRALGSTGSPLPAEVQQWGTDQFAALGRPDIWWCNISGGTDVAAAFLAGNRELPDTPGKLQCRHLGAAIEAWNDDGQPVIGQVGELVCTRPFPSMPLKFWGDEDGSRYRASYFSEWPGVWRHGDWLRVDADGSCTITGRSDATINRHGLRMGTADLYAAVEDLPGVADTLVIDLEDGRGGSKLLMFVTPSAGRTLDAALEAAMASAIRRSLSPRFIPDLFIAAPGIPRTLSGKKQELPIKRLFQGWPIAKVINPDAIANPEIIPWYQHQATAWRERAA is encoded by the coding sequence ATGCGGCTCTACCGGGATTGGCTGGAGCGGGAACGCGGGCTTGGCTTCGCCGACTATGCCGGGCTGTGGACCTGGTCGACGACGGACCTGGACGGGTTCTGGCGCAGCATCTGGGACTATCATCAGCTGGCCTCGCCGACGCCGTTCGCCAGCGTCCTGCGGGGCGGGGCCATGCCGGGCGCCACCTGGTTCGACGGGGCCAGCGTCAACTATGCCAGGCAGGTGTTCCGCCATGTCGAGGCGGCCGAGGCCCTGGGCCTGCCGGCGATTGTCGCCGAGGATGAGCAGGGCGGGGTGACGGAGATCGGCTGGGCGGAGCTTCGGCGGCGAAGCGCCTCCCTGGCCCTGACCCTGCGCGACAGCGGCGTTGCGCGAGGCGACCGTGTGGCCGCCTACCTGCCCAACATCCCCGAGGCGGTGATCGGCCTGCTGGCCTGCGCCAGCCTGGGGGCCATCTGGACCATCTGCTCGCCCGACATGGGCACGCCGGCGGTGCTCGACCGCTTTCGCCAGGTCGCTCCGAAGGCCCTGATCGCCGTCGACGGCGTCCGCTACGCGGGCAAGGCGATGGATCGCAGCGCCGCCGTGGCGGAGATCCGGGAGGCGCTGCCGAGCATCGAGGCCCTGCTGGTCGTGGAAAGCGGGTTCGGGCAGTCCAGCATCGCCGGCGCCCAGAGTTTCGCCGCCGCTGCCGCGCGCGCCGACGCGGCGGTGGTTGACTTCGAGCCCGAGTGGCTGCCCTTCGACCACCCGCTGTGGATCCTCTATTCGAGCGGCACGACCGGCCTGCCCAAGGCAATCGTTCATGGCCATGGCGGCGTCATCCTCGCCGCCTGCGCCGGCCACCTGCAGCTGGACATCGGGCCCAGTTACGCCGCCAACACCCTGGGCGAGCGGTTCCACTGGTACAGCGCGACCGGTTGGGTGATGTGGAATCTTCAGGTCGGGGCCCTGCTCGGCGGGACCACCCTCTGCCTGTTCGACGGCGCGCCGAGCGGTCGCAAGGGCCAGCCGGACTGGCTGACGCTGTGGTCTTTCGCGGCCCGGCACGGGGTCACCTGGTTCGGGGCGGGGGCGGCTTTCTTCGCCAGCTGCCGCAAGGCGGCGATCGACATCGGCGAGGCGGGGGACACCGGCGCCATCCGGGCGCTCGGCAGCACGGGCTCGCCCCTGCCGGCCGAGGTCCAGCAGTGGGGCACGGACCAGTTCGCCGCCCTCGGCCGCCCCGACATCTGGTGGTGCAACATCAGCGGCGGCACCGATGTGGCGGCGGCCTTCCTGGCCGGTAACCGGGAGCTGCCGGACACCCCCGGCAAGCTGCAGTGCCGGCACCTGGGGGCCGCCATCGAGGCCTGGAACGATGACGGCCAGCCGGTCATCGGCCAGGTCGGCGAGCTCGTCTGCACCCGGCCCTTCCCCAGCATGCCGCTCAAATTCTGGGGCGACGAGGACGGCAGCCGCTATCGCGCCTCCTACTTCAGCGAATGGCCGGGCGTCTGGCGACATGGCGACTGGCTGCGGGTCGACGCCGACGGCAGCTGCACCATCACCGGCCGAAGCGACGCGACCATCAACCGGCATGGCCTGCGCATGGGCACGGCCGACCTCTATGCCGCCGTGGAAGACCTGCCCGGGGTGGCCGACACCCTGGTCATCGACCTCGAGGATGGACGGGGGGGCAGCAAGCTTCTGATGTTCGTGACGCCGAGCGCCGGACGCACCCTGGACGCGGCGCTGGAGGCCGCGATGGCGTCGGCCATCCGGCGCTCGCTGTCACCCCGGTTCATCCCGGACCTGTTCATCGCGGCGCCCGGCATTCCGCGCACCCTGTCCGGCAAGAAGCAGGAGCTGCCGATCAAGCGCCTCTTCCAGGGTTGGCCGATCGCCAAGGTCATCAACCCCGACGCCATCGCCAACCCGGAGATCATCCCATGGTACCAGCATCAGGCGACCGCCTGGCGGGAGCGCGCGGCATGA
- a CDS encoding 3-hydroxyacyl-CoA dehydrogenase family protein, with the protein MTRVGVVGAGLMGAEIALVFALGGLEVVMTDLNDDALQRAMTRLAALLDKGAARGLYTADQGRDALARIRPSANLSDLADRELVSEAVFESLEAKQAVLRSLDGICRPDCVLASNTSTLPISTLGAALAPARRGVFLGTHYFSPASRMQLVEVIPGFDTDPGVVTRIGELLRSVGKAPVVVKDVAGFAVNRLLHAMLIEAVKLVEEGVASPEDIDAACRLGLGHPIGPFALMDAVTSDLCLQVQDILHDAYGERFRPPALLKQRVAAGYGGGRGRPGWTGGKREPSNGDSQA; encoded by the coding sequence ATGACGCGGGTGGGTGTCGTCGGCGCCGGCCTGATGGGGGCCGAGATCGCGCTTGTGTTCGCCCTGGGCGGGCTCGAGGTGGTCATGACCGACCTCAACGACGACGCGTTGCAGCGGGCGATGACCCGGCTCGCGGCGCTGCTGGACAAGGGCGCCGCGCGGGGACTGTACACGGCGGACCAGGGCCGGGACGCCCTGGCCCGCATCCGGCCGTCCGCAAACCTGTCGGATCTCGCCGACCGCGAGCTGGTCAGCGAGGCGGTGTTCGAGTCGCTGGAGGCCAAGCAGGCGGTGTTGCGGTCGCTGGATGGGATCTGCCGCCCGGACTGCGTGCTGGCGTCCAACACCTCGACCCTGCCGATCTCGACCCTGGGCGCGGCGCTTGCGCCCGCCCGCCGCGGCGTCTTCCTCGGCACGCACTACTTTTCGCCCGCCTCGCGCATGCAGCTGGTCGAGGTCATTCCCGGCTTCGACACCGATCCCGGCGTCGTCACGCGGATCGGCGAGCTGTTGCGGTCGGTCGGCAAGGCGCCGGTGGTGGTCAAGGACGTCGCCGGCTTCGCGGTCAACCGCCTGCTGCACGCCATGCTGATCGAGGCGGTCAAGCTGGTCGAGGAGGGGGTGGCGAGCCCGGAGGACATCGATGCGGCCTGCCGGCTGGGGCTCGGGCATCCGATCGGTCCGTTCGCGCTGATGGACGCGGTGACGTCCGATCTTTGCCTGCAGGTCCAGGACATCCTGCACGACGCCTACGGCGAACGCTTCCGGCCGCCGGCCCTGCTCAAGCAGAGGGTCGCCGCCGGATACGGCGGCGGCCGCGGCCGGCCGGGCTGGACCGGCGGCAAACGCGAACCTTCAAACGGGGACTCCCAGGCATGA
- a CDS encoding MFS transporter produces the protein MTDATPGTGGQVPVNRGLVLGLLSSVYVLNFLDRQLVSILAKPIQDALQITDGQLGRITGFYFALFYCFIAIPVGWLADRTNRVKVLSIACGLWSAATAACGMAGGYGQLVVARMAVGVGEAGGVPPSYAIISDYFPREKRASALAIFNLGPPLGSALGVAFGASLAAAFDWRLPFYVIGGIGVVTAVVVWFLAPEPRRGAHDASPTAPPAEVATERFFSVIARFFSNPLLLLAAIASGAANFITYGLSNFATLFLMREKGMALGEVAIWYALVVAIGMGGGIFVSGRLIDRFAARSKTAYAVLPAISLLLALPFFLGFVWAPRWELALVFLMAPMFLNSFFLTATVTFVQSEVRPDQRVISGALLLLVMNFIGLGLGPTFVGMVSDLFAANGGAHALQSAFYALSPMYLIAAVLFLGLARLIRRSTVSMGDPA, from the coding sequence ATGACCGACGCGACACCCGGCACGGGCGGGCAGGTTCCCGTCAACAGGGGGCTGGTGCTCGGCCTGTTGTCCTCCGTCTATGTGCTCAACTTCCTGGACCGCCAGCTGGTCTCCATCCTGGCCAAGCCGATCCAGGACGCCCTGCAGATCACCGACGGCCAGCTTGGCCGGATCACCGGCTTCTATTTCGCGCTCTTCTACTGCTTCATCGCCATTCCGGTCGGCTGGCTGGCCGACCGCACGAACCGTGTGAAGGTGTTGTCGATCGCCTGTGGCCTGTGGAGCGCCGCGACCGCCGCCTGCGGCATGGCGGGCGGCTATGGCCAGCTGGTCGTCGCGCGCATGGCGGTCGGGGTCGGCGAGGCCGGAGGCGTTCCGCCATCCTACGCCATCATCTCGGACTATTTCCCGCGCGAGAAGCGGGCCTCCGCCCTGGCCATCTTCAATCTGGGACCGCCGCTCGGTTCGGCCCTCGGCGTCGCGTTCGGCGCCTCCCTGGCGGCCGCCTTCGACTGGCGACTGCCCTTCTATGTCATCGGCGGGATCGGCGTGGTCACCGCCGTCGTGGTCTGGTTCCTGGCGCCTGAACCCCGGCGTGGCGCGCACGATGCGTCGCCGACGGCGCCGCCGGCCGAGGTGGCGACCGAACGGTTCTTCTCCGTCATCGCCCGGTTCTTCTCCAACCCGCTGTTGCTGCTGGCCGCGATCGCCAGCGGCGCGGCCAACTTCATCACCTACGGGCTCAGCAATTTCGCCACCCTGTTTCTGATGCGGGAGAAGGGCATGGCGCTGGGCGAGGTGGCCATCTGGTACGCCCTGGTCGTCGCCATCGGCATGGGCGGCGGCATCTTTGTTTCCGGCCGGCTGATCGACCGCTTCGCGGCCAGGAGCAAGACGGCCTACGCCGTCCTTCCGGCGATCTCCCTGCTGCTGGCCCTGCCCTTCTTCCTCGGCTTCGTCTGGGCCCCGCGCTGGGAGCTGGCGCTGGTCTTCCTGATGGCGCCGATGTTCCTCAACTCCTTCTTCCTGACCGCCACCGTGACCTTCGTGCAGAGCGAGGTCCGCCCCGACCAGCGGGTCATCTCCGGGGCCCTGCTGCTGCTGGTCATGAACTTCATCGGACTGGGCCTTGGGCCGACGTTTGTCGGCATGGTCAGCGACCTCTTCGCGGCCAACGGCGGCGCCCACGCCCTGCAGTCGGCCTTCTATGCGCTCTCGCCGATGTATCTGATCGCGGCCGTGCTGTTCCTCGGCCTGGCGCGCCTGATCAGACGATCCACCGTTTCGATGGGAGACCCCGCGTGA
- a CDS encoding carboxylesterase family protein, which translates to MTFPRHVLRALIGGCALLWGLSSLPAQAAPPVVDMPAGVVSGVREGDATVFRAIPYALPPVGERRWRPPAPMPRWSGVRPAGTMGVACMQPAMATGPYDRGRQAMSEDCLTLDITAPAGARKAPVMVWIHGGTLIWGTAHSRMYDGQAFAKRGVILVSINYRLGVLGYLAHPELSAESADKVSGNYGLMDQVAALKWVRENIAAFGGDANNVTIFGESAGALSVEYLLTSPLARGVFDRAILQSGYLFTMPELRSGRYEEFSAEAIGSWLGATLGAPGIGDLRAMEARQLVDGAAKAGYAPFGTIDGKILPRQIVETFDRGEQAPVPLLAGFNSGEVRSLRFLLPPLAASRNAYVADIKARYGDLAETYLRLYPPTDPEQTRLAASRDVVFGWAAERLVRKQAAVGQPAYLYYFDHDYPAAAAADMRAFHAGEVPFVFGTFGGVPAGWPAIPDTAEHRLISDAMLDYWTSFARNGRPVAENGPDWEAFGTNRAYVTFGKAPVLSRQFMPGMYELHEQVMCRRRQGGQSWNWRSGSLAPVLPPSSAACMAPYPAPAVN; encoded by the coding sequence ATGACCTTCCCGCGCCACGTCCTTCGCGCCCTGATCGGCGGTTGCGCCCTGCTCTGGGGCCTTTCGAGCCTGCCGGCCCAAGCCGCCCCGCCGGTCGTGGACATGCCCGCCGGCGTCGTCAGCGGTGTGCGGGAGGGCGATGCGACCGTGTTCCGCGCCATCCCCTACGCCCTGCCCCCGGTCGGCGAGCGTCGGTGGCGACCGCCGGCGCCGATGCCCCGCTGGAGCGGCGTCCGCCCAGCCGGGACGATGGGCGTCGCCTGCATGCAGCCGGCGATGGCGACGGGGCCCTACGACCGGGGCCGTCAGGCCATGAGCGAGGACTGCCTGACGCTCGACATCACCGCTCCGGCCGGCGCCCGCAAGGCGCCGGTGATGGTGTGGATCCACGGCGGCACGCTGATCTGGGGCACGGCGCATTCGCGCATGTACGACGGTCAGGCCTTCGCCAAACGCGGCGTCATCCTGGTGTCCATAAACTACCGCCTCGGCGTGCTGGGCTATCTGGCCCATCCCGAGCTCAGCGCGGAGTCCGCCGACAAGGTGTCGGGAAACTACGGCCTGATGGACCAGGTGGCGGCGCTGAAATGGGTGCGCGAGAACATCGCCGCCTTCGGCGGGGATGCGAACAACGTCACCATCTTCGGCGAGTCCGCCGGCGCGCTGAGCGTCGAATACCTGCTCACCTCGCCCCTCGCGCGCGGCGTCTTCGACCGGGCCATCCTGCAGAGCGGCTACCTCTTCACCATGCCGGAACTGCGCAGCGGCCGGTACGAGGAGTTTTCGGCCGAGGCGATCGGCTCCTGGCTCGGCGCGACCCTGGGCGCGCCCGGCATCGGGGATCTGCGCGCCATGGAGGCGCGACAGCTTGTCGATGGAGCCGCCAAGGCGGGCTATGCGCCGTTCGGCACGATCGACGGCAAGATCCTGCCGCGCCAGATCGTCGAGACCTTCGATCGCGGCGAGCAGGCGCCGGTCCCCCTGCTGGCCGGCTTCAACAGCGGCGAGGTGCGCAGCCTCCGCTTCCTTCTGCCGCCGCTCGCCGCCAGCCGGAACGCCTATGTCGCCGACATCAAGGCCCGCTATGGCGATCTGGCCGAGACCTATCTGCGGCTCTATCCGCCGACCGATCCGGAGCAGACACGGCTGGCCGCGTCACGCGACGTCGTCTTCGGCTGGGCCGCCGAGCGGCTGGTTCGAAAGCAGGCCGCCGTCGGCCAGCCCGCCTACCTGTACTATTTCGACCATGACTATCCGGCCGCGGCGGCCGCCGACATGAGGGCCTTCCATGCCGGCGAAGTTCCGTTCGTCTTCGGAACCTTCGGCGGCGTTCCGGCCGGGTGGCCAGCCATTCCGGACACCGCCGAGCATCGACTGATCTCCGACGCGATGCTGGACTACTGGACGAGCTTCGCCCGCAACGGCCGGCCGGTCGCCGAGAACGGTCCGGACTGGGAGGCGTTCGGGACGAACCGGGCCTATGTCACCTTCGGCAAGGCGCCGGTGCTGTCGCGGCAATTCATGCCCGGCATGTACGAACTGCACGAGCAGGTCATGTGCCGGCGCCGCCAGGGTGGGCAATCCTGGAACTGGCGCTCGGGCAGCCTCGCGCCGGTGCTGCCCCCATCATCGGCGGCCTGCATGGCGCCGTACCCGGCGCCCGCCGTGAATTGA